The following proteins come from a genomic window of Lolium rigidum isolate FL_2022 chromosome 5, APGP_CSIRO_Lrig_0.1, whole genome shotgun sequence:
- the LOC124651477 gene encoding probable glucan endo-1,6-beta-glucosidase B, whose protein sequence is MHRSLVIIPALLLLAGAVSAWLPKEHDLAAFKGINKIRGVNLGGWLICEPWMMRDEWDNVMGCKGAASEFDCMLNNYGGSKRDAGNDKFETHWKTWINAASIQSAHDVGLNTIRIPIGYWSNVDIVDKASEHFADGNRMLPYLDAVVQKAADLGMYVIIDLHGAPGGQQEDVFTGQNNKPAGFFNDYDFDRAQKWMSWMTKRIHTNPAYATVGMIEVLNEPVSMHDKNGGTRYPAAGEVPGLIQKYYPGALKAVRDAEASLGVAQGKKLHVQFMSMKMKWESGNPRDDPAVANDKLTAFDDHNYISFGFDAPQDKGNRVKLMKRACTDSRVVDGQTFAITGEWSMTSNVSADDTDFFHKFFTAQQQLYEKPGMSGWVYWTWKTQLNDPRWTYSDATYRKLIPTDAAGLEMNVYQDVCSNYT, encoded by the exons ATGCATCGTTCTCTCGTTATTATCCCGGCGCTCCTGCTCCTGGCCGGTGCTGTCTCGGCCTGGCTTCCCAAGGAGCACGACTTGGCTGCTTTCAAGGGCATCAACAAGATCAGGGGCGTTAATTTGGGCG GCTGGCTCATCTGTGAGCCGTGGATGATGCGTGACGAGTGGGACAACGTCATGGGTTGCAAGGGGGCTGCCTCCGAGTTCGACTGCATGCTGAACAATTACGGTGGAAGCAAACGAGACGCGGGCAACGACAAGTTCGAGACTCACTGGAAGACTTGGATCAATGCCGCCAGCATCCAATCAGCCCACGATGTTGGCCTGAACACGATTCGCATTCCCATCGGGTACTGGTCTAACGTAGACATTGTCGACAAGGCCAGCGAGCACTTTGCCGACGGCAACAGGATGCTCCCCTACCTGGACGCCGTCGTACAAAAGGCCGCTGACCTCGGCATGTATGTCATCATCGATCTGCATGGAGCTCCCGGTGGCCAGCAAGAGGACGTCTTTACTGGCCAGAACAACAAGCCAGCCGGTTTCTTCAACGACTACGACTTTGACCGCGCCCAGAAGTGGATGTCGTGGATGACCAAGCGCATCCACACAAACCCCGCCTACGCTACCGTCGGCATGATTGAGGTTCTCAACGAGCCCGTCTCCATGCACGACAAAAATGGCGGCACACGGTACCCTGCCGCCGGTGAGGTGCCCGGGCTGATCCAGAAGTACTACCCAGGCGCTCTGAAGGCGGTCCGAGATGCCGAAGCATCGCTCGGCGTGGCTCAAGGCAAGAAGCTCCACGTGCAATTCATGTCCATGAAAATGAAATGGGAATCAGGCAACCCACGCGACGACCCTGCCGTGGCCAACGACAAGCTGACGGCGTTCGATGACCACAACTACATTAGCTTTGGCTTTGATGCCCCCCAGGACAAGGGCAACCGGGTCAAGCTCATGAAGAGGGCCTGCACGGACAGTCGGGTCGTGGACGGACAGACgttcgccattaccggcgagtGGAGCATGACATCGAACGTGAGCGCCGACGACACAGACTTCTTCCACAAGTTTTTCACGGCCCAGCAGCAGCTCTACGAGAAGCCTGGAATGAGTGGCTGGGTGTACTGGACGTGGAAGACGCAGTTGAATGATCCTCGTTGGACGTACTCTGACGCCACGTACCGTAAACTGATCCCCACAGACGCCGCTGGCTTGGAAATGAATGTGTATCAAGATGTCTGCTCCAATTATACATGA
- the LOC124655434 gene encoding ras-related protein Rab11A-like, with translation MVSRGKEEEAAAGWEGEKEGEIDYVFKVVVVGDSAVGKTQLLGRFAKDEFFLDSKSTIGVEFQTRTLTLHRKRVKAQIWDTAGQERYRAVTSAYYRGALGAMVVYDVTRRSTFDHVPRWVEELRAHADGSTVVSLVGNKADLAPAHRPREVTTDEAAQLAEEQGLFFSEASALTGDNVERAFMALLEEVFAVVSRRALQLDEARRERHGGDGGGGGEVLSLKGTTVDLNDPIMETSAMKKSPSSQCACS, from the exons ATGGTGTCCcgggggaaggaggaggaggcggcggcggggtgggAAGGGGAGAAGGAGGGGGAGATCGACTACGTGttcaaggtggtggtggtgggcgaCTCGGCGGTGGGGAAGACGCAGCTGCTGGGGCGGTTCGCCAAGGACGAGTTCTTCCTCGACTCCAAGTCCACCATCGGGGTCGAGTTCCAGACACGCACCCTCACCCTCCACCGCAAGCGCGTCAAGGCCCAGATATGGGACACCGCCGGCCAGGAGAG GTACCGGGCGGTGACGAGCGCCTACTACCGCGGCGCGCTGGGCGCCATGGTGGTGTACGACGTGACGCGGCGGTCGACGTTCGACCACGTGCCCCGGTGGGTGGAGGAGCTCCGCGCCCACGCCGACGGCTCCACCGTGGTGTCCCTCGTCGGCAACAAGGCCGACCTGGCGCCGGCGCACCGCCCGCGCGAGGTGACCACCGACGAGGCCGCGCAGCTGGCGGAGGAGCAGGGGCTCTTCTTCTCGGAGGCGTCGGCGCTGACCGGTGACAACGTGGAGCGCGCATTCATGGCGCTCCTCGAGGAGGTCTTCGCCGTCGTCTCCCGCCGTGCGCTCCAGCTCGACGaggcgcggcgggagcggcacggCGGCGATGGAGGTGGGGGCGGCGAGGTGCTGTCGCTGAAGGGAACCACGGTGGATTTGAACGACCCCATCATGGAGACCAGCGCCATGAAGAAGAGCCCCTCCTCGCAGTGCGCCTGTTCGTGA